A window of the Lolium perenne isolate Kyuss_39 chromosome 7, Kyuss_2.0, whole genome shotgun sequence genome harbors these coding sequences:
- the LOC127314220 gene encoding serine/threonine-protein kinase-like protein CCR4: MLMSRRRHLATNAAPLLLAVLLLVVVPPCSAAPSARQLSTVAISHTNDSTLVCALIIDKTDEDGVYATGGNSKLRCASFPDGQVRTYPSADIPFNAIAAGKDFLCGLMAPAGGHAAMRWWSFTEEAAANRSRPVGRRLYWGPSLRSMSAGGGHVCGLSDDHEPNCWEWPGLSLPKGLDFSIIALGQNFLCGVDKTNGTAMRCYGGGMQSPPAFAYGDAAYKAVAAGRRHACAVDAMGGLVCWGDGNPDVLREELPADMTAMALGHNTTCILAGNGTVRCWGVKVPKEYTRTSFASIEADGDTVCAVMTSNYSVVCWAKDGRFDGNHLVFNSTLPGACTNKTSCQCDVVSGSGALCGTGGGVSGVELAVCHPCTIPLNASRIVVANGRTPTPGNDDKKKNALVVGLSAAGAGVAVLAAVGLTFYLVVFRKLDKKAHVTVRLGESSSRGLCRDGESMVMPAPERSALQPARPLGCEEFTLKDLSRLTNGFAEESKIGSGSFGCVYRAKLADGREIAIKRAERASTGARRRRRFDAEHAFRSELRLLCRVNHRNLVSLLGFCEERGERILVFEFMPHGALHDHLHGDATDRSTSPLFLSWEARLRVALDAARGVEYLHCYAVPLIIHRDIKPSNILLDADWTAKVSDFGLSLASGSASAPNSKTSGTAGTVGYMDPEYYRLQELTERSDVYSFGVVLLELVTGRKAIHRDNSEEGSGSPRNVIEFAVPAVEAGDISTILDGRVPAPRGHEVEAVARVAKIGAECVRRGRGRPVMSEVVAELEWAVTLCEEYVGRTTSGARNSSSGHGGSDMSRSRSRSESEDRSPYHTREFSFDSGRVAGVGHGRSYSTM; the protein is encoded by the coding sequence ATGCTAATGTCTCGCCGCCGTCACCTCGCCACCAACGCAGCGCCTCTCCTCCTCGCGgtactcctcctcgtcgtcgttccGCCGTGCTCGGCGGCGCCGTCGGCGCGCCAGCTCTCCACGGTCGCCATCTCCCACACCAACGACTCCACCCTCGTCTGCGCCCTCATCATCGACAAGACCGACGAGGATGGCGTCTACGCCACCGGCGGCAACTCCAAGCTCCGCTGCGCCTCCTTCCCCGACGGCCAGGTcaggacctacccttccgccgacATCCCCTTCAACGCCATCGCCGCCGGCAAGGACTTTCTTTGCGGCCTCATGGCCCCGGCCGGCGGCCACGCCGCCATGCGCTGGTGGTCCTTCACCGAGGAGGCCGCCGCCAACCGCTCCCGCCCCGTAGGCCGACGCCTCTACTGGGGCCCCTCGCTCCGCTCCATGTCCGCCGGCGGCGGCCACGTCTGCGGCCTCTCCGACGACCACGAGCCCAACTGCTGGGAGTGGCCCGGCCTCTCCCTGCCCAAGGGCCTCGACTTCTCCATCATCGCCCTCGGCCAGAACTTCCTCTGCGGCGTCGACAAGACCAACGGCACCGCCATGCGCTGCTACGGCGGCGGCATGCAGTCGCCGCCCGCCTTCGCGTACGGGGACGCCGCCTAcaaggccgtcgccgccggccgccggcacGCGTGCGCGGTGGACGCCATGGGCGGCCTCGTGTGCTGGGGCGACGGCAACCCGGACGTCCTCCGGGAGGAGCTGCCCGCCGACATGACGGCCATGGCGCTCGGCCACAACACCACGTGCATCCTCGCCGGGAACGGCACCGTCAGGTGCTGGGGCGTCAAGGTGCCCAAGGAGTACACTCGCACCAGCTTCGCGTCCATCGAGGCCGACGGCGACACCGTGTGCGCCGTCATGACCAGCAACTACTCCGTCGTGTGCTGGGCCAAGGACGGCCGCTTCGACGGGAATCATCTCGTCTTCAACAGCACCCTGCCCGGGGCATGCACCAACAAGACCAGCTGCCAATGCGACGTCGTCTCCGGCTCAGGGGCGCTCTGCGGCACCGGCGGCGGGGTTAGCGGCGTAGAGCTCGCCGTGTGCCATCCTTGCACGATTCCGCTCAACGCGTCGAGGATCGTCGTCGCCAATGGGAGGACCCCGACGCCAGGCAacgatgacaagaagaagaatgcGCTGGTTGTGGGGCTAAGCGCGGCCGGCGCCGGCGTCGCGGTTCTCGCGGCGGTGGGGCTGACGTTCTACCTCGTCGTGTTCAGGAAGTTGGACAAGAAGGCGCACGTCACCGTCAGGCTCGGGGAGTCGTCGTCGAGGGGGCTGTGCCGCGACGGGGAGAGCATGGTCATGCCGGCACCGGAGCGGTCAGCGCTGCAGCCGGCGCGGCCACTCGGGTGCGAGGAGTTCACGCTCAAGGACCTGTCGCGGCTGACCAACGGGTTCGCGGAGGAGTCCAAGATCGGGAGCGGCAGCTTCGGGTGCGTGTACCGCGCGAAGCTCGCCGACGGGCGCGAGATCGCCATCAAGCGCGCCGAGCGCGCGTCCACCGGcgcgcggaggcggcggcggttcGACGCGGAGCACGCATTCCGTTCGGAGTTGCGGCTGCTGTGCCGCGTCAACCACCGCAACCTGGTGTCGCTCCTGGGATTCTGCGAGGAGCGCGGCGAGCGCATCCTCGTGTTCGAGTTCATGCCGCACGGCGCGCTCCACGACCACCTCCACGGCGACGCCACCGACCGGAGCACTTCGCCGCTGTTCTTGTCGTGGGAGGCGCGGCTCCGGGTGGCGCTGGACGCGGCCCGGGGCGTGGAGTACCTGCATTGCTACGCCGTGCCGCTGATCATCCACCGGGACATCAAACCTTCCAACATCCTGCTCGACGCCGACTGGACGGCGAAAGTCTCCGACTTCGGCCTCTCCCTCGCCAGCGGCTCCGCGTCGGCGCCGAACTCGAAGACGTCGGGGACGGCGGGGACGGTGGGGTACATGGACCCGGAGTACTACCGTCTCCAGGAGCTGACCGAGCGGAGCGACGTGTACAGCTTCGGCGTGGTGCTCCTGGAGCTCGTCACCGGCAGGAAGGCGATCCACCGGGACAACAGCGAGGAAGGGAGCGGGTCGCCGAGGAATGTCATCGAGTTCGCCGTGCCGGCCGTGGAGGCCGGCGACATCTCGACCATCCTCGACGGCCGGGTGCCCGCACCGCGCGGGCAcgaggtggaggcggtggcgcgcGTGGCCAAGATCGGCGCCGAGTGCGTCCGGCGCGGGCGCGGGCGGCCGGTCATGTCGGAGGTGGTGGCCGAACTGGAGTGGGCCGTGACGCTGTGCGAAGAGTACGTCGGCCGGACGACGAGCGGCGCGCGGAACAGCAGCTCCGGGCACGGCGGCTCCGACATGTCTCGGTCTCGGTCGAGGTCGGAGTCCGAGGACCGGAGTCCGTACCACACCCGTGAGTTCAGCTTCGACTCGGGTCGGGTCGCCGGAGTCGGGCATGGCAGGTCCTACTCAACCATGTAA
- the LOC127314221 gene encoding uncharacterized protein has translation MKRKREGKSGTESSPKTGSDASTSSPSNGEDTPPHNTPPVSDPTPAVPEPPLPPPQPEKASVAAPGAATPFSAAANPAADIPYTKPRMAVVYGRVKLKFKSSKAAEPSHSPSEPKAPADAGKSQTAAPETGKQGTAEKGVVAPLDTQATDGQGLELTGSDKEKVGKKVGVIKLLSAGLPHSAQDGAQDREADEVVEPLPSKQETVLVNDESDNASEPRNSQESEVKQSSTPDRQRDEKELAAALEAIKKVMKVDSAEPFNVPVDPVALGIPDYLDVIDTPMDFGTICQNLEHGNKYMNSEDVYKDVQFIWDNCIKYNSKGDYIIELMKRVKKAFMKNWLAAGLYSDVQDNGGNDTTGDEDAKVTSKSKSKQKRRRPGNDRHKDDCSCAVCQVTRRKKERVEILSVDNETTVMNNDISEEQSMEVNFGVNNSGSHDTPSSQEKLQHTDVYKAMVEVDAQTQMKDLGKFLKNPSPDYEDEGSRQYSEEKEEVEYKDANNQDEHTSAHPNDNSEVEHHQQKARTETSQEVEMEDFPIQQENQSFLHLCSRLFPSKRSSAFRGRHSLFRQQRRVAAKESPLHAAMTTIMKR, from the exons ATGAAGCGCAAGCGTGAGGGTAAGTCGGGCACCGAGAGTTCCCCGAAAACCGGCTCAGACGCTTCCACATCCAGCCCAAGCAACGGAGAGGACACCCCACCGCACAACACACCACCAGTCTCCGACCCCACCCCGGCCGTGCCCGAACCACCTCTTCCACCTCCCCAACCGGAGAAGGCGAGCGTTGCCGCTCCCGGGGCAGCAACACCCTTCTCAGCAGCGGCCAACCCCGCCGCCGACATACCGTACACCAAGCCGAGGATGGCGGTAGTATACGGCCGGGTGAAGCTAAAGTTCAAGTCCTCCAAGGCTGCTGAGCCCAGCCACAGTCCCTCAGAACCAAAGGCGCCCGCCGATGCCGGCAAATCTCAGACCGCTGCCCCTGAGACGGGCAAGCAAGGTACCGCCGAGAAGGGTGTTGTTGCCCCGTTGGATACGCAGGCAACTGATGGGCAGGGGTTGGAGCTGACTGGTTCCGATAAGGAGAAGGTGGGGAAGAAAGTAGGAGTCATCAAGCTCTTGTCTGCGGGATTGCCTCATTCGGCGCAAGATGGAGCACAGGACAGGGAAGCTGATGAAGTGGTTGAACCTCTTCCCAGTAAGCAGGAAACGGTTTTAGTGAACGATGAAAGTGACAATGCGTCGGAGCCGAGGAACTCGCAGGAGTCGGAGGTGAAGCAGTCGTCTACCCCAGACCGTCAGCGCGATGAGAAAGAGTTGGCTGCTGCGCTTGAG GCTATTAAGAAGGTTATGAAGGTCGATTCAGCTGAGCCATTCAACGTCCCAGTAGATCCTGTTGCTTTGGGAATACCT GATTATCTTGATGTTATCGACACTCCTATGGATTTTGGCACAATATGTCAAAATTTGGAACATGGTAACAAGTACATGAATTCAGAGGATGTCTATAAGGATGTACAATTTATATGGGATAATTGTATTAAGTACAACAGTAAAGGTGATTACATAATAGAGCTTATGAAACGGGTAAAGAAGGCCTTCATGAAAAATTGGCTAGCAGCAGGCTTGTACTCTGATGTGCAAGACAATG GTGGCAATGACACCACTGGTGATGAGGATGCCAAAGTTACTTCAAAAAGCAAGTCTAAGCAAAAAAGGCGACGCCCAGG GAATGATCGACACAAAGATGACTGTTCATGTGCTGTATGTCAAGTTACACGACGTAAGAAGGAAAGGGTTGAAATTTTGTCTGTTGATAATGAAACCACTGTAATGAATAATGACATTTCTGAAGAACAAAGCATGGAG GTAAACTTCGGTGTTAATAATTCCGGTAGTCATGATACACCCTCTAGTCAGGAGAAACTACAGCATACTGATGTGTATAAAGCGATGGTAGAAGTTGACGCGCAGACtcagatgaaagatcttggtaaATTCCTGAAAAATCCATCTCCTGACtatgaagatgagggctccagacAATACTCTGAGGAAAAAGAAGAGGTAGAGTATAAAGATGCCAACAATCAGGACGAGCATACTTCCGCACACCCTAATGATAACTCAGAAGTTGAGCATCACCAACAGAAG GCACGGACAGAAACCAGCCAGGAGGTTGAAATGGAAGATTTCCCCATTCAACAGGAGAACCAGTCATTCCTGCACCTCTGCTCGCGGCTTTTCCCCAGCAAGCGGAGCTCTGCTTTCAGGGGGCGCCATTCCCTGTTCCGTCAACAGCGCCGAGTGGCAGCAAAAGAGAGCCCCCTACACGCTGCGATGACAACGATAATGAAACGGTAG